From Pontibacter actiniarum, a single genomic window includes:
- the yidC gene encoding membrane protein insertase YidC — translation MDRNQAIGFGLIAVLLLAYSFFFTSPEEPVKQKAIQETAKVEQVQTVAVAEEDSLSQARRAAALGAFGAAATGEASTTTVENQNMVVTFNSKGGQVEEVVLKNYKTYQGEPLTLFDSESSETNITFQTKQGKRVQLSDLYFNVSEVKEVAENGKTGKTIAFRADLGNGQYIEQVYTLYDENFLMGYKLDFEGLEQQIAGNTITFSWTDRLKQLERDLKQNRAKSTINYFTAEEEFESLSIAEDKEEALVEQPVKWVANKQNFFTAGIIAGGEFAGAKLVADVDLADSSVVKTLASEMYIPTADVLSGKGEFMFYFGPNDYNILTQIGNEFDDNLYLGWGIFSYVNKWLIIPAFDFLENYITNYGIIILLLVLYIKTILFPLTYKSYVSMAKMKVLKPEIDAIKERNDGDMQKTQMETMKLYQEMGVSPLSGCLPMLLQMPILFAMFNFFPNSIELRQEPFLWAQDLSTYDVFAKLPFTIPFYGDHVSMFTLLMTASTILYTWSNNQINSSMQGPMKFYSYLMPVIFMFVLNSFPAGLSFYYFVSNIVTFGQQAAIRKFVDEKKVRARLEDNKHKIKEKKKKGGPSFTERMQEAMRQAAEQEQQKRKAKK, via the coding sequence ATGGATAGAAATCAAGCGATTGGCTTTGGACTGATTGCCGTACTGCTGCTGGCTTACTCCTTCTTTTTTACAAGCCCGGAGGAGCCCGTTAAGCAGAAAGCAATTCAGGAAACAGCCAAGGTAGAGCAAGTGCAGACGGTTGCAGTTGCTGAAGAAGACTCGCTGTCGCAGGCTCGCAGAGCAGCAGCTCTGGGTGCTTTTGGCGCTGCCGCAACAGGCGAGGCCAGCACCACCACGGTCGAAAACCAGAACATGGTGGTAACCTTTAACAGCAAAGGTGGCCAGGTAGAGGAAGTAGTGCTGAAGAACTACAAAACCTACCAGGGCGAGCCGCTGACACTGTTCGACAGCGAAAGCAGCGAGACCAACATCACCTTCCAGACAAAGCAAGGCAAAAGAGTACAGCTGTCCGACTTATACTTCAACGTATCTGAGGTGAAGGAAGTGGCTGAGAACGGCAAGACAGGCAAGACCATCGCTTTCCGCGCGGACCTGGGCAATGGCCAGTACATAGAGCAGGTGTACACCCTCTATGATGAGAACTTCCTGATGGGCTACAAGCTGGACTTCGAAGGACTGGAGCAGCAGATCGCCGGCAACACCATCACTTTCAGCTGGACAGACCGCCTGAAGCAGCTGGAGCGCGACCTGAAGCAAAACCGAGCTAAGTCTACCATTAACTACTTTACAGCAGAGGAAGAGTTTGAAAGCCTTTCCATCGCCGAAGACAAAGAAGAGGCCCTTGTAGAGCAGCCGGTGAAGTGGGTGGCAAACAAGCAGAACTTCTTTACAGCCGGTATTATTGCCGGCGGCGAGTTTGCCGGTGCCAAACTGGTGGCAGACGTAGACCTTGCCGACTCTTCGGTAGTGAAAACGCTTGCCTCTGAAATGTATATCCCTACAGCGGATGTGCTCAGCGGCAAAGGCGAGTTCATGTTCTACTTCGGCCCGAACGACTACAACATCCTGACGCAGATCGGCAACGAGTTTGACGATAACCTGTACCTGGGCTGGGGTATCTTCTCCTATGTAAACAAGTGGCTCATCATCCCTGCGTTCGATTTTCTGGAGAACTACATCACCAACTACGGTATCATCATCCTGCTGCTGGTGCTTTACATCAAAACGATCCTCTTCCCGCTTACCTACAAATCGTATGTATCCATGGCGAAGATGAAAGTGCTGAAGCCTGAGATTGACGCCATCAAGGAGCGCAACGACGGTGACATGCAGAAAACGCAGATGGAGACCATGAAGCTCTACCAGGAAATGGGTGTGAGCCCGCTCAGCGGCTGTTTACCAATGCTGCTGCAGATGCCGATCCTGTTTGCGATGTTCAACTTCTTCCCGAACTCCATTGAGCTGCGCCAGGAGCCTTTCCTGTGGGCTCAGGACCTCTCTACGTACGATGTGTTTGCCAAACTGCCGTTCACCATTCCTTTCTATGGTGACCACGTAAGTATGTTTACCTTGCTGATGACGGCATCTACGATACTCTACACCTGGTCTAACAACCAGATAAACTCTTCGATGCAGGGCCCGATGAAGTTCTACAGCTACTTAATGCCAGTGATCTTCATGTTCGTACTGAACTCCTTCCCTGCCGGCCTTAGCTTCTACTACTTCGTTTCTAACATCGTTACTTTCGGCCAGCAGGCGGCCATCCGTAAGTTTGTGGACGAGAAGAAAGTACGTGCCCGACTAGAGGATAACAAGCACAAGATTAAGGAGAAGAAGAAAAAAGGCGGCCCGTCGTTTACCGAGCGTATGCAGGAAGCGATGCGCCAAGCGGCTGAGCAAGAGCAGCAAAAGCGCAAAGCCAAGAAATAA
- a CDS encoding YsnF/AvaK domain-containing protein encodes MNNRKDKVQKSEFEQKLEESQAASLQNHHPEPETRSATETIPVVEEELRVGKKEVETGRVRISKDVHEEQVEVDVPLTHEEIDVVRVAINQHVDTPPPPVRYEGDKMIIPVLKEEVVVQKRLVLVEELHVTRKQVQTHEKQQVTLRKEEVNVDRVNSRHSNEDQA; translated from the coding sequence ATGAACAACAGAAAAGATAAAGTACAAAAATCTGAGTTCGAACAAAAACTGGAGGAGAGCCAGGCGGCATCACTACAGAACCACCATCCTGAACCCGAAACGCGGAGCGCTACAGAAACCATTCCTGTGGTGGAAGAGGAGCTTCGGGTAGGCAAAAAGGAGGTGGAAACCGGCCGCGTACGCATCAGCAAAGATGTGCACGAGGAGCAGGTAGAAGTGGATGTGCCGCTGACGCACGAGGAAATTGACGTGGTACGGGTGGCCATTAACCAACACGTAGACACGCCTCCCCCTCCTGTTCGATACGAAGGAGATAAAATGATCATACCAGTACTTAAAGAAGAGGTTGTTGTGCAGAAACGCCTGGTACTGGTAGAGGAGCTTCATGTAACACGGAAGCAAGTGCAGACGCACGAAAAGCAACAGGTGACACTCCGCAAGGAGGAAGTAAACGTTGACAGAGTCAACAGCAGACACAGCAACGAAGACCAGGCCTGA
- a CDS encoding CTP synthase: protein MATKYIFVTGGVTSSLGKGIISASLAKLLQARGYSVTIQKFDPYINIDPGTLNPYEHGECYVTEDGAETDLDLGHYERFLNVATSQANNVTTGRIYYNVIMQEREGAYLGKTVQVVPHITDEIKRRMLLLGESGEFDIVITEIGGCVGDIESLPFIEAVRQLRWELGVNETCVIHLTLLPYLKAAGELKTKPTQHSVRDLSEAGVQPDILVCRSEHPIPADLRKKIALFCNVKQNSVIESIDAETIYDVPLLMRKEKLDERVITKLKLMHKADPNLDTWKEFLGRLKNPTSEVNIALVGKYVELPDAYKSIIESFVHAGSANECKVNIKWFQSENITDENVAGLLQSMDGVLVAPGFGERGFKGKLEAIRFVRENNIPFMGICLGMQCAAVEFARNVLGLQGAASTEMDPETPHPVIDMMEDQKQITQMGGTMRLGAYTCELKRGSKAYSIYGKSKISERHRHRYEFNNKYLQAFEEAGMHATGINPDTGLVEVIELQNHPWFVAAQYHPELKSTVLNPHPLFVKFVKAAINYAKSK from the coding sequence ATGGCTACGAAATATATCTTTGTTACAGGTGGCGTAACATCTTCTCTCGGAAAAGGCATCATTTCCGCATCTCTTGCTAAACTGCTTCAGGCAAGAGGCTACTCTGTAACCATCCAAAAATTTGACCCCTACATCAACATCGACCCGGGCACGCTAAACCCGTACGAGCACGGCGAGTGCTATGTAACCGAAGATGGCGCCGAAACCGACCTGGACCTGGGCCACTATGAGCGCTTCCTGAACGTGGCAACCTCGCAGGCGAACAACGTAACGACCGGTCGCATTTATTACAATGTGATCATGCAGGAGCGTGAGGGGGCCTACCTGGGCAAAACGGTGCAGGTTGTACCGCACATCACCGACGAGATAAAGCGCCGCATGCTGCTCCTGGGCGAAAGCGGGGAGTTTGACATTGTCATTACTGAGATTGGCGGCTGCGTGGGCGATATTGAGTCGCTGCCGTTTATTGAGGCCGTGCGCCAGCTGCGCTGGGAACTGGGCGTGAACGAAACCTGCGTTATTCACCTGACACTGCTGCCGTACCTGAAAGCTGCCGGAGAGCTGAAGACAAAGCCGACACAGCACTCGGTACGCGACCTTTCTGAGGCCGGTGTACAGCCAGACATCCTGGTTTGCCGCTCAGAGCACCCTATTCCGGCAGATTTGCGCAAGAAGATCGCGCTTTTCTGTAACGTGAAGCAGAACTCAGTGATTGAGTCTATTGATGCGGAGACGATCTATGACGTGCCGCTGCTGATGCGCAAGGAGAAGCTGGACGAGCGGGTGATCACCAAGCTGAAGCTGATGCATAAGGCAGATCCCAACCTGGATACCTGGAAAGAGTTCCTGGGCCGCCTGAAAAACCCGACCTCTGAGGTTAACATCGCCCTGGTGGGTAAGTATGTGGAGCTTCCGGATGCCTACAAATCCATCATCGAGTCTTTTGTGCATGCTGGCTCGGCCAACGAGTGCAAAGTAAACATCAAGTGGTTCCAGTCTGAGAACATCACAGACGAGAACGTGGCCGGCCTGCTGCAAAGTATGGACGGCGTACTGGTGGCGCCAGGTTTTGGAGAGCGCGGTTTCAAAGGCAAGCTGGAGGCAATCCGCTTCGTGCGCGAAAACAACATCCCGTTCATGGGTATCTGCCTGGGCATGCAGTGTGCCGCCGTGGAGTTTGCCCGCAACGTGCTGGGGCTGCAAGGCGCGGCCTCTACCGAGATGGACCCGGAAACGCCACACCCGGTGATCGACATGATGGAAGATCAAAAACAAATCACGCAGATGGGCGGAACTATGCGATTAGGTGCCTATACTTGTGAACTAAAAAGAGGCTCAAAGGCTTATTCTATTTACGGGAAGTCAAAGATTTCGGAACGCCACAGGCACCGCTACGAGTTCAACAACAAGTACTTACAGGCGTTTGAAGAGGCGGGCATGCATGCCACCGGCATTAACCCGGACACCGGACTGGTAGAGGTAATCGAACTGCAGAACCACCCGTGGTTTGTGGCTGCGCAGTACCACCCGGAGCTGAAAAGCACTGTGCTGAACCCACACCCGCTGTTCGTAAAGTTTGTGAAAGCGGCTATTAATTATGCTAAATCTAAATAA
- a CDS encoding deoxyhypusine synthase family protein produces the protein MQVTDFLKKHYKHFNAASLIDAAEGYKTHLNNGGKMLVTLAGAMSTAELGIILAEMIRQDKVHAISCTGANLEEDIFNLVAHDFYERVPHYRELSAADEEELLSRHLNRVTDTCIPEEEAMRRLEHVVLKYWEKADKAGESYFPHEFFYQMLLSGDLEQYYQIDPKNSWMLEAAKKNLPIICPGWEDSTLGNIYAGHVISGDIKNVHTMKTGIQYMMELAEWYTQTAKEESTIGFFQVGGGIAGDFPICVVPMLHQDLQREGVPLWGYFAQISDSTTSYGSYSGAVPNEKITWGKLGKDTPKYMIESDATIVAPLVFAIVLDM, from the coding sequence ATGCAGGTAACAGATTTTTTAAAGAAACACTACAAGCATTTTAACGCAGCCTCTCTGATTGATGCTGCGGAAGGGTATAAAACGCACCTGAACAACGGTGGTAAGATGCTCGTGACGCTGGCTGGCGCCATGTCTACGGCTGAACTGGGCATCATTCTGGCTGAGATGATCCGCCAGGACAAGGTACACGCCATTTCTTGTACAGGGGCTAACCTGGAAGAGGATATCTTCAACCTGGTGGCGCATGATTTCTATGAGCGCGTGCCGCATTACCGCGAGCTTTCTGCCGCTGATGAGGAAGAACTGCTGAGCCGCCACCTGAACCGTGTAACAGACACTTGTATTCCGGAAGAGGAAGCCATGCGCCGCTTGGAGCATGTGGTGCTGAAGTACTGGGAAAAAGCGGACAAAGCAGGGGAATCATACTTCCCGCATGAGTTTTTCTACCAGATGCTGTTGTCAGGTGACCTGGAGCAGTATTACCAGATCGACCCGAAGAACAGCTGGATGCTGGAGGCTGCCAAAAAGAACCTGCCAATCATCTGCCCGGGCTGGGAAGACTCTACGCTAGGTAACATTTATGCTGGCCACGTGATCAGCGGTGACATCAAGAATGTGCATACCATGAAAACCGGTATCCAGTACATGATGGAGCTGGCCGAGTGGTACACGCAAACTGCCAAAGAAGAGTCTACTATCGGCTTCTTCCAGGTTGGCGGTGGTATTGCCGGTGACTTCCCAATCTGCGTGGTGCCGATGCTGCACCAGGATCTTCAGCGCGAAGGGGTGCCGCTTTGGGGCTATTTTGCACAGATCTCTGACTCAACTACCAGCTACGGTTCTTACTCCGGTGCAGTGCCAAATGAGAAAATCACGTGGGGTAAACTAGGGAAAGATACGCCGAAGTACATGATCGAGTCGGATGCTACCATTGTGGCACCGCTTGTTTTCGCGATTGTGCTGGATATGTAA
- a CDS encoding LEA type 2 family protein has product MSHKKTKWLTLSLLFVLLVGGALYYILKKKYYPKVEGIEYLKLDLVTDTALVNAGVQVQNRIPLSIAIDSVHYTITDEGDTLGWGQMTSTSTLPPLGDKVLDFKLLLQFERYRKHLQEQQDKDSLRLGVAMDVFFDLPLLSAKSITLNRNLTVPVAKAPALELQNVEVRSFSADSGYSFLLKIDATNRDLPGLTIDNFQYDIRFSDSLTISGNVDTTFHLQRGNKLLTVPVRLKTADAVALIEKLLSSDDSWSYEARVEAHIESQHPIFDSFKLAIEKNGTFDTGKMGSGKSYLPSVKQVKRLEIDSGEEQTRLHADLVVHNPAPIPFYIDSASYYIRHQGKVIARGTQDFEQVLPKNGNQSLRLDLLVNESAYQQLMQGAQGKKSIDLELSLNLIYNLKGAQREKITLQRTVHVPVAGQAGLQVAGLEVRELSPSKGAYLALKLKVKSTNLPDLRIKNLDYKLQLSDGITLQGHTAAPIEISETDSVVEVPIRLSADDLNQLIQKALKGSSDWHYQLQATAMLLSSNAILGPTKLNLAFEGELDLTKGMGGQQLLPKITSIDTLDITMAYDTAWVRLNINVKNPLPVNFYIDSLAVQLVHESDTFAISHESIAKTLPANGTQSAWITLAVNYGLWQEQLQRLQEQKNMRLVESITLVYRIEELERQRVTFSNTFQIPTPKVPFAKLQKLKLRGFSFSKGVVFNALVKIQNVNTKDLEVKNLSYSVCIQNLLDACGTINRTYDIPLGNSVVKLPVSLGIGEVARAFFAKLMGKSKKRELYLNASGTIHTANPKLQDTFVHLERWQKAVLFRQKKKAK; this is encoded by the coding sequence ATGTCTCATAAGAAAACCAAGTGGCTTACGTTATCCCTGCTGTTCGTCCTGCTCGTAGGCGGGGCGCTTTACTACATCCTCAAGAAAAAGTATTACCCCAAAGTAGAGGGCATAGAGTACCTTAAGCTGGATTTAGTTACAGACACCGCCCTTGTGAACGCAGGGGTGCAGGTGCAGAACAGGATCCCTCTCTCCATTGCCATAGACAGCGTGCACTATACGATTACGGATGAGGGCGACACACTGGGTTGGGGCCAGATGACCTCTACCAGCACTCTGCCACCTCTTGGCGACAAAGTGTTGGACTTTAAGCTGCTGCTCCAGTTCGAAAGGTACAGAAAGCACCTGCAGGAGCAGCAGGATAAAGACAGCCTTCGCCTGGGCGTTGCCATGGATGTTTTCTTCGACCTGCCCCTGCTCAGTGCCAAAAGCATCACCCTGAACCGCAACTTAACGGTACCTGTAGCCAAAGCCCCGGCCCTGGAACTGCAAAACGTGGAGGTCCGCAGCTTCAGCGCAGACTCGGGCTATTCTTTCCTACTCAAAATCGACGCGACAAACCGAGACCTGCCGGGCCTTACCATTGACAACTTTCAGTATGACATTCGCTTTAGCGATTCGCTTACGATTTCAGGTAACGTAGACACCACTTTCCACCTGCAGCGAGGTAACAAACTGCTAACCGTTCCTGTCAGGCTGAAAACCGCTGATGCCGTTGCCCTCATAGAAAAGCTGCTCTCCAGCGATGACTCCTGGAGCTACGAGGCGCGCGTGGAGGCCCACATAGAGAGCCAGCACCCCATTTTTGACTCTTTTAAGCTGGCGATTGAAAAAAACGGCACGTTTGATACCGGCAAAATGGGCTCCGGCAAAAGCTACCTGCCGTCGGTGAAGCAGGTTAAGCGGCTGGAGATAGACTCTGGCGAAGAGCAGACCCGGCTACACGCAGACCTGGTGGTGCACAACCCCGCGCCTATCCCCTTTTACATCGACAGTGCCTCCTACTATATCCGCCACCAAGGAAAAGTGATTGCCAGAGGAACGCAGGATTTTGAGCAGGTACTACCCAAAAACGGAAACCAGTCGCTGCGCCTGGACCTGCTGGTAAACGAAAGCGCCTATCAGCAACTCATGCAGGGGGCACAGGGGAAGAAGAGCATTGACCTGGAATTAAGCTTGAACCTGATCTACAACCTGAAGGGTGCACAAAGGGAGAAAATTACACTTCAGCGAACGGTGCACGTCCCGGTGGCGGGGCAAGCGGGACTGCAGGTGGCCGGGTTGGAAGTAAGAGAGCTTAGCCCGAGCAAGGGAGCCTACCTGGCCCTGAAGCTGAAGGTTAAAAGTACAAACCTGCCTGACCTGCGCATCAAGAACCTAGACTACAAGCTACAGCTGAGCGATGGTATTACCCTGCAAGGCCACACGGCAGCCCCGATCGAAATAAGCGAAACTGACAGTGTGGTGGAAGTACCGATCCGGCTCTCGGCGGACGATCTGAACCAGCTGATTCAGAAGGCGCTAAAGGGAAGCTCTGACTGGCACTACCAGCTACAGGCAACCGCCATGCTCCTGAGCAGCAACGCTATACTTGGCCCCACCAAGCTAAACCTGGCATTTGAGGGAGAACTGGACTTAACAAAGGGCATGGGAGGCCAGCAGCTGCTGCCGAAGATCACCAGCATCGACACGCTCGATATCACCATGGCTTATGACACGGCTTGGGTAAGGCTTAACATCAACGTAAAGAACCCGCTGCCGGTGAACTTCTACATCGACAGCCTTGCCGTGCAGCTCGTGCACGAAAGCGACACCTTTGCCATTAGCCATGAAAGTATAGCCAAGACCCTGCCCGCTAATGGTACCCAGTCTGCCTGGATAACCCTGGCCGTAAACTATGGTTTATGGCAAGAGCAGTTGCAGCGCTTACAGGAGCAGAAAAACATGCGCCTGGTGGAGAGCATTACGCTGGTGTACCGGATCGAAGAGCTGGAGAGACAGCGGGTGACCTTTAGCAACACCTTCCAAATACCGACGCCGAAAGTGCCGTTTGCCAAGCTGCAGAAGCTAAAGCTGCGGGGCTTCAGTTTTTCGAAGGGTGTGGTGTTCAATGCGCTTGTAAAGATACAGAATGTCAACACAAAAGACCTGGAGGTGAAAAACCTGTCGTACAGCGTATGCATCCAGAACCTGCTGGACGCCTGTGGCACCATTAACCGCACGTATGACATACCGCTCGGCAACAGCGTGGTGAAGCTACCCGTGAGCCTGGGCATTGGAGAAGTAGCCAGGGCCTTTTTTGCCAAGCTGATGGGGAAAAGCAAAAAGCGAGAGCTTTACCTGAACGCCTCCGGCACAATTCATACCGCTAACCCAAAGCTACAGGACACATTCGTTCACCTGGAAAGGTGGCAGAAGGCCGTGCTGTTCAGGCAGAAGAAAAAAGCCAAATAA
- a CDS encoding YsnF/AvaK domain-containing protein has protein sequence MNNMNKQTVIGIFDYGVDAQMAAQQLEKAGIPNSKIDVVVNGAADKNSATPAQQPQNRDNDQRTGQFFNSLIDNRDESARYSEVARHGSVVTVHTTSKDEAKKVAETLDKCGAIDVNERAAQQRNMSTSSKGKWTGSNSSIPVVEENMEVGKREVETGGVRLRSRIVERPVEEHLRLREEHVHVERNKVNRPASEKDLANFKEGERTMTEHAEIPMVNKEARVVEEVKLGKEATERDETIRGTVRKQDVEVDKLPPQDKRKGTDKK, from the coding sequence ATGAACAACATGAATAAGCAAACGGTAATAGGTATTTTTGATTATGGAGTAGACGCGCAGATGGCTGCACAGCAGCTGGAGAAAGCGGGTATTCCGAACAGTAAGATAGATGTGGTTGTAAACGGTGCCGCTGACAAAAACAGCGCTACCCCGGCACAGCAGCCGCAGAACAGAGACAATGACCAAAGAACGGGTCAGTTCTTCAACTCCCTGATTGACAACCGCGACGAATCGGCAAGATACTCTGAGGTTGCCCGTCATGGTTCTGTGGTTACCGTGCACACCACCTCAAAAGACGAGGCCAAGAAAGTGGCAGAAACACTGGATAAGTGTGGCGCAATCGACGTAAACGAGCGTGCGGCCCAGCAAAGAAACATGTCTACCTCCAGCAAAGGTAAGTGGACAGGATCTAACTCCTCTATCCCGGTAGTGGAAGAGAACATGGAAGTTGGCAAGCGCGAAGTCGAAACTGGTGGCGTAAGATTACGCAGCCGCATTGTAGAGCGCCCTGTAGAGGAGCACCTGCGCCTGCGGGAAGAGCATGTGCACGTTGAGCGCAATAAAGTAAACCGCCCGGCCAGCGAAAAAGACCTGGCTAACTTTAAGGAAGGCGAGCGCACAATGACAGAGCACGCCGAGATCCCAATGGTAAACAAAGAAGCACGCGTGGTAGAAGAGGTAAAACTTGGTAAGGAAGCCACCGAACGTGATGAAACCATTCGCGGTACAGTGCGCAAGCAGGACGTGGAGGTAGACAAACTACCACCGCAGGACAAACGCAAAGGCACAGACAAGAAATAA
- a CDS encoding DUF6438 domain-containing protein, with translation MLILLKKLMLLQLTCLSVLLLAGCAGSASCNSQSQEPPEPLLLFQKTPCYGTCPSYNATFYTDGSVRYEGLRHVPVQDTLQLCLPKKELKELQALIRSTDYTTWENSYSSPYTDLPATYITFYEQGREVKRVKHQQGGPAALQQLQARLDSTIMDLVRQKVKQR, from the coding sequence ATGCTGATCCTCCTAAAGAAACTCATGCTGCTACAGCTCACCTGCCTCAGCGTTTTGCTCCTGGCCGGCTGCGCCGGGAGCGCTTCCTGCAACAGCCAGAGCCAGGAACCGCCGGAGCCCCTGCTGCTCTTCCAGAAGACACCCTGCTACGGCACCTGCCCCTCTTACAACGCCACCTTTTACACCGATGGCAGCGTCCGATACGAAGGGCTCCGGCATGTGCCCGTCCAGGACACGCTACAGCTTTGCCTGCCAAAGAAAGAGCTAAAGGAGCTACAGGCTCTTATCCGAAGCACAGACTACACCACCTGGGAAAACAGCTACAGCTCTCCCTACACCGACCTCCCCGCTACTTACATCACGTTTTATGAGCAAGGCCGAGAGGTAAAGCGCGTAAAGCACCAGCAGGGAGGGCCAGCGGCACTCCAGCAACTCCAGGCAAGGTTAGACAGTACCATAATGGACCTGGTCCGGCAGAAGGTGAAGCAGCGCTAA
- the hslV gene encoding ATP-dependent protease subunit HslV, whose product MTKIRSTTVCGIYHNGEVALGADGQATMDKHIAKSNVKKIRKLLDGKIVTGFAGSTADAFTLLERFEEKLNAYQSNMKRAAIELAKDWRKDQYLRKLEAMMVVANKEELLIISGTGDVLEPDNQIAAIGSGSMYAHAAALALKKHAPHLSAEEMVREALTIAADICIYTNHNLIIEKPAK is encoded by the coding sequence ATGACGAAAATACGGTCAACCACGGTGTGTGGCATTTACCACAACGGAGAAGTGGCGCTGGGCGCAGACGGGCAGGCAACCATGGACAAGCACATTGCCAAGAGCAACGTGAAGAAGATCCGCAAGCTGCTGGACGGTAAGATTGTAACAGGCTTTGCCGGCTCTACTGCCGATGCCTTTACCTTGCTGGAGCGCTTTGAGGAAAAGCTGAATGCCTACCAGAGCAACATGAAGCGCGCGGCCATTGAGCTGGCTAAGGACTGGCGCAAAGACCAGTACCTGCGGAAGCTGGAAGCCATGATGGTGGTGGCTAACAAAGAGGAGCTGCTGATTATCTCCGGCACCGGCGACGTGCTGGAACCAGACAACCAGATTGCTGCCATCGGCTCAGGGAGTATGTATGCGCATGCTGCCGCTTTGGCATTAAAGAAGCACGCCCCACACCTTTCGGCAGAGGAAATGGTGCGCGAGGCGCTTACAATCGCCGCCGACATCTGTATCTATACAAACCACAACCTGATTATCGAAAAGCCCGCTAAGTAG